From the Bombus pascuorum chromosome 7, iyBomPasc1.1, whole genome shotgun sequence genome, one window contains:
- the LOC132909374 gene encoding pinin, with product MRKLDIQEAWGAERLEAQLEAARDGLRGLDRSIRKILGRDLPEGENGPLQLPPRLSQKRPLQEDRRRVVSDFVNNELPGGKRRWQGSNGEPKTVFSRLSARVPSNNDDSADEDDNVIKPAVSSRVIATPREIPSRQEVIRRERVDERSRQRNKRMFGALLGTLQKFRQEETKLKAKEDKKAEVEARVEEARRREKEELRRERQQLFLSRKRQLAEVRALEAKLARSRQFQDWRAAQLPLASFIKTRAQPPIYYVPKRKHPQTDILLAQSAKELHEEIERREKALVEELELIEVQVGLGKHQQNFDGSATLNTTAEVPQSTEEGEENRDPNPEKNLESENNVESENNEPAISIKSDKDENYENTNDIEKKEEVKVDEPKDENNG from the exons atgagaaaattagaTATACAAGAGGCCTGGGGTGCCGAAAGATTAGAAGCGCAATTAGAAGCCGCTCGAGATGGTCTTCGAGGACTCGATCGAAGTATTCGAAAGATTTTGGGCCGGGATCTCCCTGAGGGAGAAAACGGTCCGCTACAACTACCACCCAG aTTATCACAAAAGAGACCATTGCAAGAGGATAGAAGGCGTGTTGTTTCTGATTTTGTCAACAATGAACTACCTGGTGGAAAAAGGAGATGGCAAGGTTCAAATGGTGAACCAAAAACAGTTTTCAGTCGGTTAAGTGCACGTGTTCCTTCTAATAATGACGATAGTGCCGATGAAGATGATAATGTTATTAAG CCAGCAGTGTCTTCGAGAGTGATAGCAACACCGAGAGAGATTCCATCTAGACAGGAAGTTATTAGACGGGAAAGAGTAGATGAACGTAGCAGACAAAGGAATAAACGAATGTTTGGTGCCCTTTTAGGAACATTACAGAAATTTCGGCAAGAAGAAACTAAACTGAAAGCAAAA GAAGATAAAAAGGCAGAAGTAGAGGCAAGAGTAGAAGAAGCcagaaggagagaaaaggaagaattaCGACGAGAAAGACAACAATTATTCTTATCGCGTAAACGGCAACTAGCAGAAGTCCGAGCGCTAGAGGCAAAATTGGCGCGCAGCCGACAATTTCAAGATTGGCGCGCGGCGCAATTACCACTTGCTTCGTTTATAAAAACGCGTGCCCAACCTCCtatttattacgtaccaaAGCGTAAACACCCACAAACTGATATTCTACTAGCGCAATCTGCGAAAGAACTTCATG AGGAGATCGAAAGAAGGGAGAAGGCATTGGTCGAAGAGCTGGAACTTATAGAAGTGCAAGTAGGTCTCGGAAAACATCAACAAAATTTTGATGGATCCGCAACGTTAAATACAACAGCGGAAGTTCCACAGTCGacggaagaaggagaagaaaatcgTGATCCAAATCCAGAGAAGAACTTAGAATCAGAGAATAACGTAGAATCAGAGAATAACGAACCGGCTATTTCCATAAAATCCGACAAAGatgaaaattacgaaaacaCGAATGATATTGAAAAGAAGGAGGAAGTAAAGGTGGATGAAccaaaagatgaaaataatggCTAG
- the LOC132909375 gene encoding paired box protein Pax-1-like, translating to MDPIVLESNGSELGADQQQQQQQQPHQQQQQQQYGEVNQLGGVFVNGRPLPNAVRLRIVELAQLGIRPCDISRQLRVSHGCVSKILARYHETGSILPGAIGGSKPRVTTPKVVQYIKQLKLKDPGIFAWEIRDRLLSDGVCDKYNVPSVSSISRILRNKVGAATAIHHHPHHPAHHHHHHHLYAAAAAAGAALCPVPYPPTPYHATPPPAVTHHHHHHHHQVGPTTPGKLSPSSPTAIHPSVGHQTATSVGLQWPSSHTVHDILATSCNLINSQSSPSPTSPLCATVNNNHHHGHHHHHQSNDNAASNNNNEETSGYHHPHHHHHHQQYYASALYHHHHHHSDTVTPVATTSPVLTVQSIMMQSSATNSQPASPCN from the exons ATGGATCCCATCGTGCTAG AGAGTAACGGGAGCGAACTCGGTGCAGatcagcagcagcagcagcagcaacagcctcatcaacaacagcagcagcaacagtaCGGCGAGGTGAACCAATTAGGGGGTGTGTTCGTAAATGGCCGACCCTTGCCAAATGCGGTCAGGTTGCGAATAGTGGAGCTTGCACAGCTGGGCATCAGGCCGTGCGACATCTCGCGGCAGCTGCGAGTCAGCCATGGTTGTGTCAGCAAGATCTTGGCCCGGTACCACGAGACAGGCAGCATACTGCCTGGCGCGATCGGTGGCAGCAAACCCCGTGTCACCACCCCGAAGGTGGTCCAGTATATCAAACAATTGAAACTGAAGGATCCTGGTATCTTCGCTTGGGAGATCAGGGATCGTTTGTTGTCGGATGGCGTGTGCGACAAATACAACGTGCCATCGGTGAGCAGCATCTCGAGGATATTGAGGAACAAGGTCGGCGCGGCGACCGCGATTCATCATCATCCCCATCATCCGGCGCATCatcaccatcatcatcatttGTACGCGGCCGCGGCCGCGGCTGGAGCCGCCCTTTGTCCTGTCCCGTATCCGCCGACGCCTTATCACGCAACGCCGCCGCCCGCTGTAACGCATCatcaccatcatcatcatcatcaag TTGGGCCGACGACGCCGGGCAAGCTGTCACCGTCTTCCCCGACCGCTATTCATCCCAGTGTCGGCCATCAGACGGCTACTTCCGTCGGTCTACAGTGGCCGAGTTCTCACACGGTTCACGACATCCTCGCCACCAGCTGCAACTTGATCAATTCGCAGTCGTCTCCGTCGCCAACGTCGCCATTATGCGCTACGGTGAACAATAATCATCACCACGGTCACCATCATCACCATCAGAGCAACGATAACGCTGCCAGTAACAATAACAACGAGGAAACCAGCGGTTACCATCATCCGCACCACCATCACCATCATCAGCAGTATTACGCGTCGGCTCTGtaccatcatcatcatcaccatTCGGACACCGTCACCCCCGTGGCAACCACGTCACCGGTTCTCACTGTACAGTCGATCATGATGCAGTCGTCGGCGACGAACAGTCAACCAGCTAGTCCCTGTAATTGA
- the LOC132909372 gene encoding snRNA-activating protein complex subunit 3, translated as MDDIYKFYNRNASAKVHIKEYFDNYRKLISDCFIPMKKDENNLMEMMGVQLTEEEMSTLTEYCSVDNLTVEGEVPKLINNRKIRKKEVFDAREPPEDIQLQTIQSLRQRLKQTFRKPTYKYLSELFVNYRQVEATNEICAVPGHDILIFVRIYYPFLHRGKSAPKTECGTLLRLHNVVAVLGSQTLAQLRDKISCIADYSISRECSNNLDNAIGPMAKDVYKSGFFFIENTFYNDMRCPTNVDYSKVIINWAQRRPKLGPFETTLMEHCTLDSLCVRFGFPWVYKHQGGCEHLIVFSDARFINCDDELAISAYPRIVRLRPTSSKFCMICGIFTVQWITMEHERIPHNPCYFCDICFKSYNYINGKKVGEFKAYAYPRNIEAVEGKIEI; from the exons ATGgatgatatatataaattttataatagaaatgcATCAGCGAAAGTGCATATAAAAGAGTATTTTGATAACTATCGGAAACTGATATCCGATTGTTTTATACCTatgaaaaaagatgaaaataatttgatgGAAATGATGGGAGTCCAGCTTACAGAGGAAGAAATGTCCACGTTAACAGAATATTGCAG cgTTGATAATTTAACAGTGGAAGGAGAAGttccaaaattaattaacaatagaaaaataagaaaaaaagaagtgtTTGATGCTCGAGAACCACCAGAAGATATACAGTTACAAACTATTCAAAGTTTAAGGCAAAGGTTAAAACAAACATTCAGAAAGCCTACTTATAAATACCTAAGTGAATTGTTCGTA aATTATAGACAGGTAGAAGCGACAAATGAAATATGTGCTGTTCCTGGTCATgatattcttatatttgttagaatttacTATCCTTTTTTACACCGTGGGAAAAGTGCACCAAAGACGGAATGTGGTACATTGTTACGATTACATAATGTTGTAGCGGTACTAGGTTCTCAAACACTTGCTCAATTACGGGATAAAATATCATGTATTGCTGATTACAGTATTTCTAGAGAATGTAGCAATAACTTGGACAATGCGATAGGACCTATGGCaaaa GATGTTTACAAATcaggatttttttttattgagaatactttttataatgaTATGAGGTGTCCCACAAATGTTGACTACAGTAAGGTAATCATCAATTGGGCACAAAGAAGACCAAAATTAGGACCTTTTGAAACTACCTTAATGGAACATTGTACACTGGATTCGTTGTGCGTAAGATTTGGATTTCCATGGGTGTACAAGCACCAAGGTGGTTGTGAACATTTAATCGTGTTTAGCGATGCTAG GTTTATTAACTGTGATGATGAATTAGCGATATCCGCATATCCAAGAATAGTTAGATTAAGACCTACATCTTCCAAATTTTGTATGATATGTGGTATTTTCACTGTTCAATGGATTACAATGGAACATGAAAGAATACCGCACAATCCTTGttatttttgtgatatttGTTTTAAGTCTTATAACTATATTAACGGTAAGAAGGTCGGCGAATTTAAAGCGTACGCATATCCACGAAATATCGAAGCCGTGGagggaaaaatagaaatataa
- the LOC132909359 gene encoding protein O-mannosyl-transferase TMTC4-like, with protein sequence MNSKLPDVPISFSLIIITALSLCFINSYNGEFVFDDSEAIVHNEDVQTSPLMDIFKNDFWGTRLTYKQSHKSYRPLTILSFRLHFWLRERLIAQDYHIVNIILHTIVSLLMLPVFNILIDSKERSTTFYATALFAIHPVHTEAVSGIVGRAELLCALFMWISIIFYYYSIYARRLLYRCLSMCGCITSVAIAMLCKETGITAMGICCIYDIVVVNKLYPFQIILFVTSKPSCEQLKNFIKQKQKLLIRLFILFASGLILILSRFCIMEFKAPIFQPVDNPASFMHNIFLRILNYNYIYCLNIWLLICPEWLCFDWSMGCIPLINFNDKRILFVLLFWIIVGAMLIYIFNSYEDTFLRYSIMGVTMLVIPFLPASNIFFNVGFVLAERTLYIPSAGYCLLVVIGLQKLSNRVPVQYLLLTYVALISLFFMKSWIRSDQWRTETTLFRSALHVCPLNAKVHYNIAKNAADSGNSTLAQYEYEEALRLNPTYAQAMNNLGNLLKDQGKYLEAETLFKRAIELQEDFATAWMNLGIVLSALKRYEESEKSYLTALTYRSKYPDCFYNLGVLYLEQKNYDKALKAWESATKQRNTHRRAWTNMILLLDDLGMREDALKIANQALRYIPDDASIHFNIANILGKAGNFVEAEMYFKNAISRNPKDAMFYTNLGVLYHRWNKLNEAEDMYKKALEFKPELNSAKENLRKLYSLKTLIK encoded by the exons atgaattccAAATTACCAG ATGTTccaatatcattttctttaattataatcaCTGCATTATCTCTGTGTTTTATTAATAGCTATAATGGTGAATTTGTATTTGATGATTCTGAAGCCATTGTACATAATGAAGATGTACAAACCAGTCCTTTGAtggatatatttaaaaatgatttttggGGTACAAGACTGACATATAAGCAAAGCCATAAGTCGTATAGACCACTTACGATCTTATCTTTTAG ATTACATTTTTGGCTTCGTGAAAGATTGATAGCTCAAGATTATCACATAGTGAATATAATACTTCATACCATTGTTTCCTTATTAATGTTACcagtatttaatatacttataGATTCAAAAGAAAGGAGTACCACGTTTTATGCTACCGCATTGTTTGCTATCCATCCAGTGCATACAGAGGCT GTTTCAGGCATTGTAGGTAGAGCAGAATTATTGTGTGCTCTATTTATGTGGATatccattatattttattattattcaatctATGCAAGGAGGTTATTATACAGATGTCTCAGTATGTGTGGTTGTATCACATCTGTTGCAATTGCAATGCTGTGCAAAGAAACAGGAATTACTGCaatg GGAATTTGTTGCATATATGACATTGTAGTAGTGAACAAGCTATATCCATTTCAAATAATCTTATTCGTTACATCGAAACCTTCGTGTGAGCaattgaagaattttattaagcaaaaacaaaaattactaATCAGGCTCTTTATACTTTTTGCGTCTGGTTTGATACTTATACTTTCAAGATTTTGCATAATGGAGTTTAAGGCTCCAATCTTTCAACCTGTGGATAACCCAGCATCATTCATgcacaatatatttttacgaatattaaattacaattatatttactgtTTGAATATATGGCTATTGATATGTCCTGAGTGGCTGTGCTTTGATTGGTCAATGGGTTGTATAcccttaattaattttaacgataaaagaaTACTTTTTGTTCTTCTGTTCTGGATAATAGTTGGTGCAAtgttgatatatatatttaattcttacgaagatacatttttaag ATACTCGATTATGGGAGTGACAATGCTCGTTATTCCATTTTTACCAGCcagcaatatcttttttaatgttGGTTTCGTTTTGGCAGAGAGAACTCTATACATTCCCTCTGCTGGTTACTGCCTTTTAGTTGTTATAGGATTACAGAAACTTTCTAACCGTGTCCCTGTGCAATATTTGCTATTAACATATGTAGCTTTAATTTCCTTGTTTTTTATGAAATCGTGGATAAGAAGTGATCAATGGAGAACTGAAACTACCTTATTCCGATCAGCATTGCATGTTTGTCCATTAAATGCAAAAGTACACTATAATATTGCGAAAAATGCGGCTGATTCCGGAAACTCTACATTAGCGCAATACGAATACGAGGAAGCTCTAAG aCTAAATCCCACGTATGCTCAAGCTATGAACAACCTCGGAAATTTGCTCAAAGATCAAGGAAAGTATTTAGAAGCAGAGACGTTGTTTAAGCGTGCTATTGAGTTACA GGAGGACTTTGCCACAGCATGGATGAATTTAGGCATTGTTTTATCGGCTTTAAAACGATACGAAGAATCGGAAAAAAGTTACTTGACTGCTCTGACTTATAGAAGCAAATATCCtgattgtttttataatttgggTGTGCTG TATTTGGAGCAGAAAAATTATGATAAAGCATTGAAAGCCTGGGAATCTGCTACGAAACAAAGAAATACGCACAGAAGAGCATGGACCAATATGATATTACTTCTTGATGATTTAGGCATGCGTGAAGATGCTCTAAAAATAGCAAATCAAGCTTTACGATATATACCGGATGACGCATCTATTCATTTCAATATCGCCAACATATTGGGGAAAGCAGGAAATTTTGTGGAAGCGGAAATGTATTTTAAGAATGCAATATCAAGGAATCCTAAAGATGCTATGTTTTATACGAATTTGGGTGTACTGTATCATAGATGGAATAAACTCAATGAAGCAGAAGATATGTATAAGAAAGCATTAGAATTCAAACCAGAATTAAATAGTGCAAAGGAGAATTTGAGAAAGTTATATTCTTTgaaaacgttaataaaataa